A region of the Rhizobium binae genome:
TGAACAGCTGGATCACGCCCGTACGCTGCGGCTCTCCAAGAAGGAGATGATCTGGCTTGCGGGTAACAGCTTCTACGGCCGCGCCCAGATTTTCGAGCCGGAATTCCTCGCCTGGCTTTCCAACTTCCAGCTTCCCGAATACGAGCTGTCGAAGAGGGACGGCCAATATGTGCTGGATTTTCACGGGGCTTGGAAGGAAACCACGATGTGGGAGATCCCGGCGCTCGCGATCGTCAACGAGCTGCGGTCGCGCTCGGCGATGAGAGCGCTGGGCCCTTTCACCCTTGATGTGCTCTATGCCCGCGCCAAGGCGAAGATGTGGTCGAAGGTCGAGCGGCTGAGGGAACTGCCGGGCTTGCGGATTTCCGATTTCGGCACCCGCCGCCGCCACAGTTTTCTCTGGCAGCGCTGGTGCGTCGAGGCGCTGAAGGAAGGCATCGGGCCGGCCTTTACCGGCACCAGCAATGTATTGCTGGCCATGGATTCCGATCTCGAGGCGGTCGGCACCAATGCCCATGAGCTGCCGATGGTGGCCGCTGCCCTGGCGCAGACCGACGAGCAGCTGCGCAACGCGCCCTACAAGATCCTGCGCGACTGGAACAAGCTCTATGGCGGCAACCTTCTGATCGTCCTGCCGGATGCCTTTGGCACCGCGGCCTTCCTGCGCGACGCGCCGGAATGGGTGGCCGATTGGACGGGCTTTCGCCCGGACAGCGCGCCGCCGATCGAAGGCGGGGAGAAGATCATCGACTGGTGGAAGAAGATGGGCCGCGATCCGCGCCAGAAGCTGCTGATTTTCTCCGACGGCCTCGATGTCGACGCCATCATCGACACTTACCGGCATTTCGAAGGCCGGGTGCGGATGAGCTTCGGCTGGGGCACCAACCTCACCAATGACTTTGCCGGCTGCGCGCCGACGGAAATCTCAGGCCTCAATCCGATCTCGATCGTCTGCAAGGTCAGCGACGCCAATGGCCGTCCGGCGGTGAAGCTCTCGGACAATCCGCAGAAGGCGACCGGCGAACCGGCGGAGGTCGAACGTTACCTGAAATTCTTCGGCACTGAGGACAGGGTCGATCAGACCGTCCTGGTTTAGGCGCGCCGCGCCCCGCGGCTATCCCCGGATAAGGCGCGGCCGTTCCCGGATACGGCGTGGCCCTCCCGGGGCATATCGATGTGCCCGGCCATCGCGTCCTCGATCGACCAGCCGAAGCGCCAGGCCTCGAACATCGAAAACCATTCCTGCAGATCGGTGATCGGCAGCATATCCGGTTTCGACATCGGATTGTCGGCCAGGCTGCGGCCGAGCGCACGGTCGCGCGCGCCGCGTTCCTGCATCTCAAGCAGATCCTCGAACATCGTCACCCCTCTTTTGATGGGTCTATGCAATCACGCTAATGGAACCTTGTCGAGTCCGGATGCGGCGATTCCGGTTTTTCACAGGATTAGCCCTAATTCGCTATCTCGATGCACTGAGAGTGACGGGGAGGCCCGGCTTCCTGGCTGGGGTCCGCCTCCGGGCCTCCCGGCTGGCCGAATCGCAAAACGGCAGCATCGACAAGTTGCCGCCTTCCGGCCAGGCCGATCCAACCAAGATGATACGGACGGTGAACAGCCGGTTAACATCCACCGGATCTGTACCGATTCCACACGATCCGGCAGGTCGTCTGCGGCATGCCTCGACGGTTCAGGCAGCCAGTCGGCGAAACCGGGTCCGGATCCGGTCGAGGTAATAATGGCCGGGAGACGCTGCCGCTGTCATCGCATGGGCTTCCGACGAGGGAACCCCTTCGAACAGCCGCTCCTCGCCATTCTTGAAGCAAATCCTGAGCCGTCCATCTTCCTGGCTGAAATAGACGGATTTGATGATCTTCGACTTCACCGAAAGTTCTTCCACCTGTTTTACCTCTGGTTTTTAATTTTCCAGAGCATACCGCGTCACGTGCAAAGACCCGGTGAAGCGGCATGGTAAAAATTCCGGAATCGTCTGGTGTCTAAACATCCGCCACCGCAAAGCCCGTTTCGGCCAGATCACGCCTGATCAGATTTTGCCAATCCGGCTGAGAAGGCCGTCAACAAAGCCTTGCCCTGGCTCCATTCCTCAAGGCCGCTTTGCCCGTTGATATGGCCGAAAGCACCGATCTCCACAAAGCCGCTACCCCAGCGATTGGCTCGCGCCCGGGCATGGTCTAGTGTGCCGAAAGGATCATTGGCGCTTGCGACAATCAGAGTGGGGAAACGCATCTTTTGCGATGGCGGATTGCCGAAGCCCGCCGCCTCCTCGGGAAATGACGCGGACTGCGGATCCGGGACCGCCACGAGAAAGGCTCCGGCAACGGCAAGCGATGAAAGCTGCTGCCAATGCGCAACCGCCAGACAGGCTAGGCTGTGGGCGACCAGCAGGGGCGGTGTTGCCGATGCGCCGACGGCGCGATCAATGGCCGAAATCCAGTCCGCCAAGTCGGGCCTATCCCAATCGCTTGGCTGGAAACGCCGCATTTCCGGGCGCGATATTTCCCAGCGGGTCTGCCAATGATCGTCGCCAGAACCGCCAATGCCTGGCAACGTGATGATGTCTTTCATGCGTTTTCCTCTGATCATTCGTGCAGGTGAAAATGATGCATTTTCATTTGCATCGGAATGAATGATCATCGGAAAGCCGCATCCTTCTCCGATGATTTCAAGGTGATCCCATGGCTTTGCAGGAAAACAATCGCATGTTGCTCGATCCAACCGATGTCGCGATTATCGAGGCGATGCAGGAAAATGGCCGCATTGCGATTTCGGAACTCGGTCGACGGGTCGGGCTCTCCCAGCCGGCGGCATCGGAGCGGGTCAAGAGGCTGGAAGACCGCGGCATCATTGTCGGTTATTCCGCCCGCATCGACCCCGCGGCCCTGGGCATTGGAATGATGGCGGTGCTTCGCCTGCGCACGACACATGAACATATCAAGGCTTGCCTGAAACAGTTTGCCGAGATGCCGCAAGTCATGGAAGTATTGCGCCTTACCGGAGAGGATTGTTTCCTCGTGAAGGTGCTGGTTCCGTCTCCGGGAGAATTGGAAACCATCGTCGATACGATCGCACGTTTTGGCGCCGTGACCACATCTCTTGTGTTGCGCAGCGAGAATCCGAAGCCGATCGGACGCGCCCTGCTACGGCGCTCTTGAGAATATCCAGGTACGCGTGAATCCAATCGAAACGAGCGACATGAGAGGCCGCGATGGTTCCCTGTCGAGAGGATGGCTGGACCGTCTTTGTAGACCTGTGGCAGAGGTATTTTCGCACCGCCGCACAGAGTACCGCACTATGACGCAAGATCGACGAAACATGGCGGACAGGGAGGGATTCGAACCCTCGGTACGCTTTCACGTACACACGCGTTCCAGGCGTGCGCCTTAAACCACTCGGCCACCTGTCCTTTGGCGTTCGCGCCCGGAGAGGAGCAAATCGTCGGAACGGCGCGATATATACCGATGAATTTTTGCCGATCAACCCAAATCTAACAGTTTTTTGACTTCTTCCGATAAAACTCGCCTGCGCCCGTCCGTTGTGCTTCACCCCATTGATGACTATGTAATTCTCAAGGTTGAAAATGGCGCGGGTCCGCCGGAATTGTCCGGTATATCGAAGCGTCGGAGGAATTGATGCGTTTCCTGTTGCGTCTGGCCAGTCTTGTCGCGCTTGCGGCGGCCGTTATTGCCGGGACCATCGATTCGATCCAGTCGGTTGCGGCATCCACCGTTGTCATGACGCCGATGTCCGACGCCTGGCAGGATGTGAGCCCGGATACGCTGACCTCGCTGCAATCGGCGCTTTCCTACTATATACACCCGCGTTTCTATGCCTTCATCTTCCAGTGGCTGATGCTCCAGCCGGCCTTTGCGGTCTTTCTGGTGATCGCCCTGCTTCTTTGGATGATCGGCTACAAGAAGCCGCAGGTCTCCGGCCGATTCATCGCATAGCGAAGGTGTTCGAGCCGGTGCGATCCGGCAAAAGAACGGCGGCATTTGGCCTTGCCCGGTTTAGGGCCCGGTTTCAGGGACGGCCCGCGGATCGGCTAAAAAATCTGCATCCCCGTCGATGAAAATGTCCAAAAATCAGCCGGGGAGAACTGATTTTCAGCAATCGCTGCAAATCTTTACCACCTGAAAAATTTCTGGTGAATTTTTCCGTGAGCCATGCAAGGATGCGCGCAGCCAGGCCTCCGGGGGGAGGTCGGTGGTTCCGCAGACATGTCCGTAAAGGGCTTGCGGGAGGACCCCAAACAAATAGCAACAACAGGGCTGCAACTCATGAAAAAATCCCTTCTCACTCTTCTTGCCGTGGCTGCCATGTCGACGACGGCGCTTGCCGCCGATGTCAAGCCGGCGCTGGTCTACGGCACTGGCGGGAAGTTCGATAAGTCTTTCAACGAAGCGGCTTATAACGGCGCCGAGAAGTTCAAGGCCGAGACCGGCATTGCCTATCGCGACTTCGAGCCGACGGGCGACACCCAGGGCGAACAGGCCATCCGCAATTTCGCAAGCCGCGGCTTCAACCCCGTGGTCGCCGTTTCCTTCGCCTGGACTTCGGCCATCGAGAAGGTCGCAGCCGAATTCCCCGACACCAAGTTCATCATCGTCGATTCCGTCGTCGACAAGCCGAACGTCCGTTCGGTCGTCTACAAGGAAGAAGAAGGCTCCTATCTCGTCGGCATCCTCGCCGGCATGGCCTCCAAGACCGGCAAGGTCGGATTCGTCGGCGGCATGGACATTCCGCTGATCCGCAAATTCGAATGCGGCTATGAGCAGGGCGCCCGCGCCGCCAAGGCCGATATCCAGGTATTCCAGAACATGACCGGCACCACCGGTGCGGCCTGGAACGATCCGGTTCGCGGCGGTGAGCTCACCAAGAACCAGATCGATCAGGGCGCCGACGTCATTTACGCGGCAGCCGGCGCCACCGGTCTCGGCGTTTTGCAGACCGCCGCCGACAACAAGAAGCTGTCGATCGGTGTAGACTCCAACCAGAACCATCTGCATCCGGGTTCGGTCCTGACCTCGATGGTCAAGCGTGTCGACCTCGCCGTCTACAACGCTTACACCGACACCAAGAACGACAAGTTCACCGGCGGCGTTCAGGCGCTCGGCGTCAAGGAAGATGGCGTCGGCGCTGCGATCGACGACAACAACAAGTCGCTGATCACGCCGGAAATGCAGGCTGCCGTCGACAAGGCCAAGGCCGATATCATTGCCGGAACCGTCAAGGTTCACGATTACACCACGGACAACGCTTGCCCGAAGTGATCCGCGCCCTGATGTAATCGACGATTGAGATCGGGCGTATGGCGGAGGGGATTTTCGCCATACGCCCTTTTCTTATTTGGAGCCTGCTGTGACAGATAAGCCCGCCATCGAGCTTGTCGGCATCGATAAGAAATTCGGTGCCGTCCATGCCAACAAGGACATCAACCTCACCGTTGCCAAGGGGACGATCCACGGCATCATCGGCGAAAACGGCGCCGGCAAATCGACGCTGATGTCGATCATCTACGGTTTCTACCATGCCGACAGCGGCGAAATCCGCGTCAACGGCAGTCCCGTCATCATCCGCGACAGCCAGGCAGCAATCGCCGCCGGCATCGGCATGGTGCACCAGCATTTCATGCTGGTCGATAATTTCACCGTGCTCGAAAACATCATGCTCGGCGCCGAAGGCGGCTCGCTACTGGCAAGGGGCGTCGCATCGGCGCGTGCCGAGCTGAAGCGGCTGGAAACGGAATACGGCCTCGAGGTCAATCCGGATGCGCTGATCGAGCAGCTTCCGGTCGGCCTGCAGCAGCGCGTCGAAATCTTGAAAGCCATGTATCGCGGCGCCGAGATTCTGATCCTCGACGAGCCGACCGGCGTGCTGACACCAGCCGAGGCCGATCACCTCTTCCGCATCCTCAAGGTGCTGCGCGACCAGGGCAAGACGATCATCCTCATCACCCACAAGCTGCGCGAAATCATGGCGATCACCGATACGGTCTCGGTCATGCGCCGCGGTGAGATGGTCGCGACCCGCAAGACGGCGGAAACGACGGTGGAAGAGCTTGCCGAACTGATGGTCGGCCGGCGCGTGCTGCTGCGCGTCCAGAAGGGTGAGGCACACCCGGGGGCGGCCGTGCTCTCCGTCCGCAACCTCACGGTCAAGGACAATCGCGGCGTTATCATGGTGGACAACGTCTCCTTCGATGTCCGCGCCGGCGAAATCGTCGGCATTGCCGGCGTTGCCGGCAACGGCCAGTCCGAATTGCTCGAGGCGATTGCCGGTATCCGCAAGCCCGCCTCCGGCGAAATCCTTCTCGACGGCCAGACGATCGACAAGGCCGATCCGGCTCGACTGCGCGATCTCGGCCTTGCCCATATTCCCGAGGACCGTCATCACATGGGCCTGGTGCTGAAATTCGAGGAGTACGAAAATTCCGTGCTCGGCTATCACCGCCGCCCGGGCTATAGCAAGGGCCCGCTGCTCGATCTCGAGGCGCTCCGCAAGGATGCGATGGAAAAGATCGAAAAATACGACATCCGCCCGCCGAATCCGCGGCTGAAGACGGCAAACTTTTCCGGGGGCAACCAGCAGAAGATCGTCGTCGCCCGCGAGATCGAGCGCGACCCGAAGATGCTGATCATCGGCCAGCCGACGCGCGGCGTCGATATCGGCGCCATCGAATTCATTCACCGCCGGATCATCGAAATGCGCGATGCGGGCAAGGCGATCCTGCTCGTCTCCGTCGAACTCGACGAAATCCGCGCCCTCTCAGACCGTATCCTTGTCATGTTTGCCGGCAACATCGTCGGCGAGAAGACGCCCGATGCCGGTGAACAGACCCTCGGCCTGATGATGGCCGGCATTGCCGCGTGAGGCCCTTATGAGCACTGCTTCCGTTCCGTTGCCAAACTGGATCAACTACGGCCTGATCCCGCTTTTGAACCTCATTGTCGCCTTCCTGATCTCGGGCTTCGTCGTCTGGCTGATCGGCGAAAGCCCGCTTGCTGCCCTTTCGCTGTTGATCGAAGGTGCATTCGGCAGTGGCGAAGGCATAGGCTTCACCCTCTATTATGCGACGAGCTTCATCTTCACCGGCCTTTCCGTCGCGGTGGCGATCCATGCCGGTCTCTTCAATATCGGCTCCGAAGGCCAAGCCTATATCGGCGGCCTTGGCTGCGCGCTGGTGGCGCTGGCGCTCGACAAATACGTGCCCTGGTACGTGACGATGCCGCTCGCCATCGTCGGGGCCGGCATCTTTGGCGCAGCCTGGGCCTTTATCCCCGCTTTCCTTCAGGCCAAGCGCGGTAGCCACATCGTTATCACGACGATCATGTTCAACTATATCGCCGCCGCCCTTATGGTCTATCTGCTGGTGCACGTGCTGATTGTGCCCGGCAAGATGGCGCCGGAAACCCGCACCTTCCTAGAAGGCGGTCAGCTTCCGAAGCTCGGCTGGGCCATGTCGATGTTCGGCGCGAAGCTCGGTGCGGCTCCCTTCAACGTCTCGTTCATCATCGCGCTTCTGGCCGCGTGGTTTGTCTGGATCCTCATCTGGCGCACCAAGCTCGGCTTCGAAATGCGTACGCTAGGCGTGAGCTCGACGGCCGCCGCCTATGCCGGCATTCCCTATGCGCGGATCGTCATCATCGCCATGCTTCTCTCCGGTGCGCTCGCCGGCATGATGGCGCTCAATCCCGTCATGGGCTCTTCCGCCCGTCTGCAGGTCGAGTTCGTCGGCGGCGCCGGCTTCGTCGGCATTGCGGTCTCGCTGATGGGCCGCAACCATCCGCTCGGCATCATCCTGGCGGCGATCCTGTTCGGCACCCTCTACCAGGGCGGCGACTGGATCTCCTTCGAGATGCCGAACATCACCCGTGAGATGATCCTCGTCATCCAGGGTCTGGTGATCCTGTTCGCCGGCGCGCTGGAATACATGTTCCGGCCGGCAATGGTGCACATCTACCAGCAGTTCCAGCGAGCCTGAGGAGCGGACGATGGATTACTACGAAATCTTCATCAACGTCCTCAGTTCGACGGTCCGGCTCTCCATTCCGCTGATTTTCACGGCGCTGGCTGGCCTGTTTTCCGAGCGCGCGGGCGTTTTCGATATTGGTCTCGAAGGCAAGATGCTCGGTTCGGCCTTCGCCGCCGCCTGCGTCGCCTATCTCACCGGTTCGGCTTGGCTGGGGCTCGGCGCCGGCATCGTCTGTTCGGTGGCGCTCAGCCTCGTGCACGGCTTCGCCTCGATCACCAATCGCGGCAATCAGATCGTCTCGGGCGTGGCGATCAACTTCTTCATCGCCGGCATCACCATCGTCCTCGGGCAGGCTTGGTTCGGCCAGGGCGGTCGCACGCCGCAGCTGTCACCGGAAGCGCGCTTCGCGCCGATCATCCTGCCGGGCGCCGACGCCATCCGTGATGTGCCGATCATCGGTCCGCTCTATGCCGGTGTCATTTCGGGCAATAATATCCTGACGTATCTCGCCTTCCTCGCCGTGCCCTTCTCCTGGTGGGTGCTTTACCGCACGCGTTTCGGCCTGCGGATGCGCGCCGTTGGCGAAAACCCGGGCGCAGTCGATACCGCCGGCATCTCGGTCACCTGGCTACGCTACCGCGCCGTCATGTGCGCCGGCATTCTTTGCGGCTTCTCCGGCACCTATCTCGCGATTGCCCAGTCCGCCGCCTTCATCAAGGACATGTCGGCGGGCAAGGGCTACATCGCGCTCGCCGCTCTGGTCTTCGCCAAGTGGAAACCGGTGCCGGTGATGCTCGCCTGCCTGCTCTTCGGCTTCCTCGACGCACTGGCGAACTTCATGCAGGGCAAGCAGGTGCCGCTGCTCGGCGAAGTGCCGGTGCAGATCTTCCAGGCATTGCCCTATGTCCTCACCTGCATTCTGCTTGCCGGCTTCATCGGCGTCGCGACCCCACCGAAGGCCGGCGGCGTGCCCTATACGAAGGAGCGTTGATCATGTCTCATGACTTGTTCGAAGCCGCCCGCGGCGCCATGGCCTTTGCCCATGCGCCCTATTCGAAATTCCCCGTCGGGGCGGCGATCCGCGCCGAGGACGGCAAGGTCTATACCGGTGCCAACATCGAAAACCTCTCCTTTCCGCAAGGATGGTGCGCCGAGCCGACTGCAATCAGCGCCATGATCATGGGTGGCGCCCGAAAGATCGTCGAATTGGCGGTCATTGCCGAAAAACTGCCGCTCTGCCCGCCCTGCGGCGGCTGCCGTCAGAAGATCTCCGAATTCGCTTCCAAGGACACGAAGATCTATCTCTGCGATGAGGCCGGCGTGCAGAAGACCATGACGATGGAAGAGCTTCTTCCTTTCAGCTTCGAGACCGAACTCGGATGAAGGCGACGGTCGAACTGCTCGCCGCATTGCTCGGCGCGATCAAGCCGCGCCATGGCATCGTGCTCGGCTCCGGCCTCGGCTCCCTCGTTGGCCAGTTGGACGGCGCCGTGCGTATTCCCTATCGCGACCTGCCGGGCTTTCCCGTCAGCGCCGTCTCCGGGCATGCGGGCGAAGTCGTTGCCGGCCGGCTCGGCGGCGTGCCTGTCGTCATGCTCTCCGGTCGCGTCCATTATTATGAGAAGGGTGATGCCAATGCGATGCGCCTGCCGATCGAGGTTTTGAAGGCGCTCGGCGTCGAGGCGCTGATCCTGACCAATTCGGCAGGATCGCTGCGCGAGGACATGCCGCCCGGTTCGGTGATGCAGATCACCGACCATATCAACTATTCCGGCATGAACCCGCTGATCGGCGAGGAAAGCGATCTCCGTTTCGTCGGCATGACCAATGCCTATGATGCCGGTCTTGCCAGCGCGATGCAGAAGGCTGCGGCAAAGCTCAAGATCGCGCTGGCGCAGGGTGTCTATATGTGGTTCTCCGGTCCAAGCTTCGAAACGCCGGCCGAGATCCGTATGGCGCGCATCCTCGGTGCCGATGCGGTCGGCATGTCGACGGTGCCCGAGGTGATCATCGCAAGAATGCTGGGCCTGAGGGTTGCGGCCGCCTCCGTTATCACCAACTATGGAGCAGGCATGACCGGCAATGAACTCAGCCACGAAGAAACCAAGGACATGGCGCCCATCGGCGGCGCCCGTCTCGCCGCCATACTGAAAGAGATGATTGCGGCCGGAACAGGATGATTTTAGGCCGGGTCGGCCTAAAATCTGAATCCTGTTCTACATTAAATAGTGAGAGCATGATGTCGTCCGAAAACCGCTCACACTTTTCGGCATCATGCTCTAGAGGAAGTGAAAATGAATAGTCATTCCATCCGGGAAACGGCGGCTGTCGCCCTTTCCCTTCTCGATCTCACCAATCTGAAGGACGATTGTACCGAGGCGCAGATCGAAGCGCTCTGCGCCCGGGCCCAGACGCCCTATGGCAACAGCGCCGCGATCTGCATCTGGCCGCGCTTCGTCGCCCAGGCCCGCAATATCCTCGGCACCGGCCATGCCGTGCGGATCGCGACCGTGGTCAATTTCCCGGCGGGAGAGATGGAAGTGGCCGATGTCGCCGCCGAAAGCCGCGAGGCGATTGCCGACGGCGCCGATGAGATCGATCTGGTGATTCCCTATCGCAGGTTCATATCGGGCAACGAGAAGGCGGTGACCGACATGGTCAAGGCGGTGCGCGCCGAATGCACCAGCCCCGTTCTGCTGAAGGTCATCATCGAGACCGGTGAATTGAAGGAGGCGGCATTGATCCGCCGTGCCTCCGAACTTGCCATTGAAGCCGGCGCGGACTTCATCAAGACCTCGACAGGCAAGGTCGCCGTCAACGCGACGCTCGAGGCCGCCGACATCATGATCCGGGCCATTCGCGAAAGTGGTCGCAAGGTCGGCTTCAAGCCGGCTGGCGGCATCGGCTCGGTGGCCGATGCGGCGCTCTATCTCAGCCTTGCCGAAACCATCATGGCGCCGGATTGGGCGATGCCCTCGACCTTCCGTTTCGGCGCTTCCGGCCTGCTTGACGACATACTGGCGGTTCTAAGCGGGGCGCAGCCAGCATCAGCGGCGGCGTCGGGCTATTGAGATGATCCCGCAGGAGATCATCCGGCGTAAACGCGACGGCGGCGAACTTGATGCCGCCGATATCCGATCTTTCATCGATGCGCTTGCCGCCGGTCGATTGTCCGAGGGCCAGATCGGCGCCTTTGCCATGGCCGTCTGGTTCAAGGGCATGTCGCGCGAGGAAATCGTGGCCTTGACGCTGGCGATGGCCGATTCCGGCGATCGGCTGCAATGGGCTGATATCGACCGTCCGATTGCCGACAAACATTCGACCGGAGGCGTCGGCGACAACGTTTCACTGATGCTGGCGCCGATCGCCGCCGCGTGCGGCCTTGCCGTTCCGATGATATCAGGCCGCGGCCTCGGCCATACCGGCGGCACGCTCGATAAGCTCGAATCCATTCCCGGCTATATGATCGCCCCGGATGCGGATCTGTTTCACCGAGCGGTCAAACAGGCAGGATGTGCCATCATCGGCCAGACCGGCGCCTTGGCGCCGGCCGACGGCAGGCTCTATGCCGTGCGCGATGTGACGGCCACCGTCGATTCCA
Encoded here:
- a CDS encoding CrpP-related protein, with amino-acid sequence MFEDLLEMQERGARDRALGRSLADNPMSKPDMLPITDLQEWFSMFEAWRFGWSIEDAMAGHIDMPREGHAVSGNGRALSGDSRGARRA
- a CDS encoding purine-nucleoside phosphorylase, with the translated sequence MKATVELLAALLGAIKPRHGIVLGSGLGSLVGQLDGAVRIPYRDLPGFPVSAVSGHAGEVVAGRLGGVPVVMLSGRVHYYEKGDANAMRLPIEVLKALGVEALILTNSAGSLREDMPPGSVMQITDHINYSGMNPLIGEESDLRFVGMTNAYDAGLASAMQKAAAKLKIALAQGVYMWFSGPSFETPAEIRMARILGADAVGMSTVPEVIIARMLGLRVAAASVITNYGAGMTGNELSHEETKDMAPIGGARLAAILKEMIAAGTG
- a CDS encoding cytidine deaminase, which gives rise to MSHDLFEAARGAMAFAHAPYSKFPVGAAIRAEDGKVYTGANIENLSFPQGWCAEPTAISAMIMGGARKIVELAVIAEKLPLCPPCGGCRQKISEFASKDTKIYLCDEAGVQKTMTMEELLPFSFETELG
- the deoC gene encoding deoxyribose-phosphate aldolase, yielding MNSHSIRETAAVALSLLDLTNLKDDCTEAQIEALCARAQTPYGNSAAICIWPRFVAQARNILGTGHAVRIATVVNFPAGEMEVADVAAESREAIADGADEIDLVIPYRRFISGNEKAVTDMVKAVRAECTSPVLLKVIIETGELKEAALIRRASELAIEAGADFIKTSTGKVAVNATLEAADIMIRAIRESGRKVGFKPAGGIGSVADAALYLSLAETIMAPDWAMPSTFRFGASGLLDDILAVLSGAQPASAAASGY
- a CDS encoding BMP family lipoprotein encodes the protein MKKSLLTLLAVAAMSTTALAADVKPALVYGTGGKFDKSFNEAAYNGAEKFKAETGIAYRDFEPTGDTQGEQAIRNFASRGFNPVVAVSFAWTSAIEKVAAEFPDTKFIIVDSVVDKPNVRSVVYKEEEGSYLVGILAGMASKTGKVGFVGGMDIPLIRKFECGYEQGARAAKADIQVFQNMTGTTGAAWNDPVRGGELTKNQIDQGADVIYAAAGATGLGVLQTAADNKKLSIGVDSNQNHLHPGSVLTSMVKRVDLAVYNAYTDTKNDKFTGGVQALGVKEDGVGAAIDDNNKSLITPEMQAAVDKAKADIIAGTVKVHDYTTDNACPK
- a CDS encoding RBBP9/YdeN family alpha/beta hydrolase codes for the protein MIIHSDANENASFSPARMIRGKRMKDIITLPGIGGSGDDHWQTRWEISRPEMRRFQPSDWDRPDLADWISAIDRAVGASATPPLLVAHSLACLAVAHWQQLSSLAVAGAFLVAVPDPQSASFPEEAAGFGNPPSQKMRFPTLIVASANDPFGTLDHARARANRWGSGFVEIGAFGHINGQSGLEEWSQGKALLTAFSAGLAKSDQA
- a CDS encoding ABC transporter ATP-binding protein, with amino-acid sequence MTDKPAIELVGIDKKFGAVHANKDINLTVAKGTIHGIIGENGAGKSTLMSIIYGFYHADSGEIRVNGSPVIIRDSQAAIAAGIGMVHQHFMLVDNFTVLENIMLGAEGGSLLARGVASARAELKRLETEYGLEVNPDALIEQLPVGLQQRVEILKAMYRGAEILILDEPTGVLTPAEADHLFRILKVLRDQGKTIILITHKLREIMAITDTVSVMRRGEMVATRKTAETTVEELAELMVGRRVLLRVQKGEAHPGAAVLSVRNLTVKDNRGVIMVDNVSFDVRAGEIVGIAGVAGNGQSELLEAIAGIRKPASGEILLDGQTIDKADPARLRDLGLAHIPEDRHHMGLVLKFEEYENSVLGYHRRPGYSKGPLLDLEALRKDAMEKIEKYDIRPPNPRLKTANFSGGNQQKIVVAREIERDPKMLIIGQPTRGVDIGAIEFIHRRIIEMRDAGKAILLVSVELDEIRALSDRILVMFAGNIVGEKTPDAGEQTLGLMMAGIAA
- the pncB gene encoding nicotinate phosphoribosyltransferase yields the protein MAKTDIARRVYNHAWKLDPIIRSLIDTDFYKLLMLQMIWKLYPDVNASFTLINRTKRVHLAEEIDEGELREQLDHARTLRLSKKEMIWLAGNSFYGRAQIFEPEFLAWLSNFQLPEYELSKRDGQYVLDFHGAWKETTMWEIPALAIVNELRSRSAMRALGPFTLDVLYARAKAKMWSKVERLRELPGLRISDFGTRRRHSFLWQRWCVEALKEGIGPAFTGTSNVLLAMDSDLEAVGTNAHELPMVAAALAQTDEQLRNAPYKILRDWNKLYGGNLLIVLPDAFGTAAFLRDAPEWVADWTGFRPDSAPPIEGGEKIIDWWKKMGRDPRQKLLIFSDGLDVDAIIDTYRHFEGRVRMSFGWGTNLTNDFAGCAPTEISGLNPISIVCKVSDANGRPAVKLSDNPQKATGEPAEVERYLKFFGTEDRVDQTVLV
- a CDS encoding KTSC domain-containing protein, which encodes MEELSVKSKIIKSVYFSQEDGRLRICFKNGEERLFEGVPSSEAHAMTAAASPGHYYLDRIRTRFRRLAA
- a CDS encoding Lrp/AsnC family transcriptional regulator — encoded protein: MALQENNRMLLDPTDVAIIEAMQENGRIAISELGRRVGLSQPAASERVKRLEDRGIIVGYSARIDPAALGIGMMAVLRLRTTHEHIKACLKQFAEMPQVMEVLRLTGEDCFLVKVLVPSPGELETIVDTIARFGAVTTSLVLRSENPKPIGRALLRRS
- a CDS encoding ABC transporter permease, whose product is MDYYEIFINVLSSTVRLSIPLIFTALAGLFSERAGVFDIGLEGKMLGSAFAAACVAYLTGSAWLGLGAGIVCSVALSLVHGFASITNRGNQIVSGVAINFFIAGITIVLGQAWFGQGGRTPQLSPEARFAPIILPGADAIRDVPIIGPLYAGVISGNNILTYLAFLAVPFSWWVLYRTRFGLRMRAVGENPGAVDTAGISVTWLRYRAVMCAGILCGFSGTYLAIAQSAAFIKDMSAGKGYIALAALVFAKWKPVPVMLACLLFGFLDALANFMQGKQVPLLGEVPVQIFQALPYVLTCILLAGFIGVATPPKAGGVPYTKER
- a CDS encoding ABC transporter permease is translated as MSTASVPLPNWINYGLIPLLNLIVAFLISGFVVWLIGESPLAALSLLIEGAFGSGEGIGFTLYYATSFIFTGLSVAVAIHAGLFNIGSEGQAYIGGLGCALVALALDKYVPWYVTMPLAIVGAGIFGAAWAFIPAFLQAKRGSHIVITTIMFNYIAAALMVYLLVHVLIVPGKMAPETRTFLEGGQLPKLGWAMSMFGAKLGAAPFNVSFIIALLAAWFVWILIWRTKLGFEMRTLGVSSTAAAYAGIPYARIVIIAMLLSGALAGMMALNPVMGSSARLQVEFVGGAGFVGIAVSLMGRNHPLGIILAAILFGTLYQGGDWISFEMPNITREMILVIQGLVILFAGALEYMFRPAMVHIYQQFQRA